One segment of Chelativorans sp. AA-79 DNA contains the following:
- a CDS encoding aldehyde dehydrogenase family protein, translating into MLSHWINGRGIPEPGEALEIVDPATEAVVELLPRGSADLADAAVEAAAKAGPAWAALSPAERRNLLLPAVEKLVALRQDVAALITREMGKPLSQALAEVGTATDVARQFCDLAVHLRSGSQMAALGELNFQQRVPRGVCACILPWNFPAVVAMENVVPNLLVGNTVVWKPSEKSPLSARFLAEHVFGHLPPGVLNLALGDGANMGERLISHSDVDLIVFIGSERTGRHIAEVAARSFKKVILELGGKDPLIVDETVDIGRAARLAAEATFYNAGQICTSTERLFIARQVFEPFVDELVRASRALRIGNGMEDGVDIGPLVDRRQLDIVSAQVTHATEAGARVLSGGERHGNRGFFYPATVLVDVPHDASVVVEETFGPVAPCIPFDDFGEALALANGSRYGLAAIVCTASAPRALKALHTLDAGMIRINTMRGKAAGGTSEPFGSSGMGHGYGLEFLMELTRQKSIFWRGEPR; encoded by the coding sequence ATGCTTTCCCACTGGATCAACGGACGCGGCATCCCGGAGCCTGGCGAAGCGCTCGAGATCGTGGACCCCGCCACTGAAGCGGTCGTCGAACTCCTTCCGCGCGGCTCGGCCGACCTCGCGGACGCAGCGGTGGAAGCAGCCGCGAAGGCCGGACCGGCCTGGGCGGCGCTGTCGCCAGCCGAAAGGCGGAACCTGCTCCTGCCCGCCGTCGAGAAACTCGTCGCGCTGCGGCAGGACGTGGCGGCGCTGATCACGCGCGAGATGGGAAAGCCGCTTTCGCAGGCGCTCGCGGAGGTCGGCACGGCAACCGACGTGGCGCGGCAGTTCTGCGACCTCGCCGTCCATCTGCGCAGCGGCAGCCAGATGGCGGCGCTTGGCGAACTGAATTTCCAGCAGCGCGTCCCGCGTGGCGTCTGTGCCTGCATCCTGCCGTGGAACTTCCCAGCAGTGGTGGCGATGGAAAACGTCGTGCCGAACCTCCTGGTCGGCAACACGGTGGTCTGGAAGCCGTCCGAGAAGAGCCCTCTCTCGGCGCGTTTCCTGGCCGAGCACGTGTTCGGCCACCTCCCGCCAGGCGTGCTCAACCTCGCGCTCGGCGACGGCGCGAACATGGGCGAGCGGCTTATCTCTCATTCGGATGTCGACCTGATCGTCTTCATCGGCAGCGAACGCACGGGACGCCACATCGCAGAGGTCGCCGCGCGAAGTTTCAAGAAGGTGATCCTCGAACTCGGCGGCAAGGATCCGCTGATCGTCGACGAGACCGTCGACATCGGCAGGGCCGCGCGGCTCGCAGCGGAAGCGACGTTCTACAATGCCGGCCAGATCTGCACCTCCACCGAACGGCTGTTCATCGCCCGGCAGGTTTTCGAGCCCTTCGTCGATGAGCTGGTGCGGGCGTCGCGAGCGCTCAGGATCGGTAATGGCATGGAGGACGGCGTCGATATCGGGCCGCTTGTCGATCGCCGGCAGCTCGACATCGTTTCCGCGCAGGTGACCCATGCCACCGAGGCCGGAGCCAGGGTCCTGTCCGGCGGCGAGCGCCACGGAAACCGGGGATTCTTCTATCCCGCCACAGTCCTGGTCGACGTGCCCCACGACGCGAGCGTCGTCGTCGAGGAGACCTTCGGGCCGGTCGCTCCCTGCATTCCGTTCGACGATTTCGGCGAGGCGCTGGCACTGGCCAACGGCTCGCGCTACGGGCTCGCGGCCATCGTCTGCACGGCGTCCGCCCCGCGTGCGCTGAAGGCACTGCATACGCTCGACGCCGGCATGATCCGCATCAATACGATGCGGGGCAAAGCCGCCGGCGGCACGTCAGAGCCGTTCGGCTCCAGCGGCATGGGCCATGGCTACGGGCTGGAGTTCCTTATGGAGCTGACCCGCCAAAAGAGCATCTTCTGGCGAGGAGAACCCCGATGA
- a CDS encoding alanine racemase, which produces MIDLAATERNIGRAADFYRHRPVKLRPHFKAHKISMLMEMQLAAGGTSGVTCATPYEALVLAEAGIDDILVANQVADLAGLAALARAAALKRVTATVDCAAQVEMLQATAEAFAVSFGVLIEIDVGMGRCGLNFGSPALIDLAAATRSAGRLEFLGLQGYEGHAVSREDRDIRRTMVWQSQQILRIEKERLVQAGFPCPVVSGGGTGTWDLAAEAGVLSEVQAGSYVLMDAKYGALDLPFENALFCCATLISWRSPGAGVLNAGWKSLSGEFGVPKSADGSFSVISLADEHARISPRADWPARVGDPVLLIPLHIDPTLNLHDSVAVYRQDGSGQSWPVDGRRRPDARTGYA; this is translated from the coding sequence TTGATCGATCTTGCCGCGACCGAGCGAAACATCGGCCGCGCTGCGGACTTCTATCGCCATCGGCCGGTCAAGCTTCGTCCGCATTTCAAGGCCCACAAAATCTCCATGCTGATGGAGATGCAGCTGGCGGCCGGCGGCACTTCGGGCGTAACCTGCGCCACGCCCTATGAAGCGCTCGTGCTCGCCGAAGCCGGCATCGACGACATTCTCGTCGCCAACCAGGTCGCCGATCTGGCCGGCCTGGCTGCGCTTGCCCGCGCCGCCGCGCTGAAGCGGGTGACCGCGACCGTCGACTGCGCCGCACAGGTCGAGATGCTGCAGGCGACGGCCGAGGCGTTCGCGGTGTCGTTCGGCGTACTGATCGAGATCGACGTCGGCATGGGCCGGTGCGGCCTGAACTTCGGCAGCCCGGCCCTGATAGACCTCGCTGCCGCCACGCGTTCGGCCGGACGGCTCGAGTTCCTCGGCCTGCAGGGCTATGAGGGGCACGCCGTCTCGCGCGAGGATCGCGACATCCGCCGCACGATGGTCTGGCAAAGCCAGCAGATCCTGCGCATCGAGAAGGAACGCCTCGTCCAGGCGGGTTTTCCATGCCCGGTCGTCTCGGGCGGCGGCACCGGCACCTGGGACCTGGCGGCCGAAGCCGGCGTCTTGTCCGAAGTGCAGGCGGGCTCCTACGTTCTCATGGACGCCAAATACGGCGCGCTGGACCTGCCCTTCGAGAATGCGCTGTTCTGCTGTGCCACGCTGATATCGTGGCGCAGCCCCGGCGCCGGCGTGCTCAATGCCGGCTGGAAGAGCCTGAGCGGCGAATTCGGCGTGCCGAAATCGGCGGACGGCAGCTTCTCGGTCATTTCGCTGGCCGACGAGCACGCGCGCATCAGTCCGCGGGCCGATTGGCCGGCGCGGGTTGGCGATCCGGTCCTCCTGATCCCGCTGCACATCGATCCGACGCTGAACTTGCATGATTCAGTCGCGGTGTACCGACAAGACGGCAGCGGACAGAGCTGGCCGGTCGACGGACGCCGCAGGCCCGATGCCCGAACGGGATACGCCTGA
- a CDS encoding amidohydrolase family protein: MQKPIVIKCGTLIDGEADKPSHDVSILVEDGRIAAVEAGAALDGLSDAETIDASGAVVMPGMMDIHLHLASPNVSTRQDVDVARFSRSASSMLMETVRHAQLMLEAGFTLVRDFDWPTPQGSFHEAIVSMREAFDSGLLPGPRLVVGGLTHITASHFDLGMPRSAQRAPGITADGPWEIRRQVRTNIRNGVDVLKTCISGGLGTFGEENVWSRNITPEELSALVDEAHAFGKPVAAHCHTPDSVRVAVEAGVDTIEHCVYIDDDAIARVVDAGKPVIPTLAFRQRKIIERRRRRGAPPDVVAQMERLLDETSRTFQRYHAAGARIAMGTDTNVEPGFGENALELEVYVNLGMTPMEAIMTATRNAAEAIGRADELGSIRRGKLADLIVVRGNPLDDIAILSDTRNIRVVMKGGKVLVDRREQTRAAA, encoded by the coding sequence GCAGGATCGCCGCCGTCGAAGCGGGCGCGGCGCTGGACGGCCTGTCGGACGCCGAAACGATCGACGCTTCCGGCGCCGTCGTCATGCCCGGCATGATGGACATCCACCTTCATCTCGCCTCGCCAAACGTCAGCACGCGGCAGGACGTGGACGTGGCGCGCTTCAGCCGCTCGGCTTCGTCGATGCTGATGGAGACGGTGCGTCACGCCCAATTGATGCTGGAGGCCGGATTCACCCTGGTCCGCGATTTCGATTGGCCGACGCCGCAGGGTTCGTTCCACGAAGCGATCGTGTCGATGCGGGAAGCCTTCGACAGCGGACTGCTGCCGGGACCCCGGCTCGTCGTCGGCGGTCTGACGCACATCACCGCCAGCCATTTCGATCTCGGCATGCCGCGGTCCGCGCAGCGCGCGCCCGGCATCACCGCCGACGGCCCCTGGGAAATACGCCGTCAGGTGCGCACGAACATCCGCAACGGCGTCGATGTGCTGAAGACCTGCATTTCGGGCGGACTTGGCACATTCGGCGAGGAGAACGTCTGGAGCCGCAACATCACGCCCGAGGAACTGTCTGCCCTGGTGGACGAGGCGCATGCCTTCGGCAAGCCGGTCGCGGCGCATTGCCATACGCCGGATTCGGTCCGCGTGGCGGTGGAGGCCGGCGTCGATACGATCGAGCATTGCGTCTACATCGACGACGATGCGATCGCCCGCGTGGTCGATGCGGGCAAGCCGGTCATTCCCACGCTCGCCTTCCGCCAGCGCAAGATCATCGAGCGGAGACGCCGTCGGGGCGCCCCGCCCGACGTCGTGGCCCAGATGGAACGGCTGCTCGACGAAACCTCCCGCACGTTTCAGCGCTATCACGCTGCCGGCGCCAGGATCGCCATGGGAACGGACACCAATGTCGAGCCCGGCTTCGGCGAGAACGCGCTCGAGCTCGAGGTCTATGTCAATCTCGGCATGACGCCCATGGAGGCCATCATGACGGCAACCAGGAACGCGGCCGAGGCGATCGGCCGCGCAGACGAACTGGGGAGCATCCGACGCGGAAAGCTCGCCGACCTCATCGTCGTCCGGGGCAACCCGCTCGACGACATCGCCATCCTGTCGGACACCCGCAACATCCGGGTCGTCATGAAGGGCGGGAAGGTTTTGGTCGACCGGCGGGAGCAGACCAGGGCCGCGGCCTGA
- a CDS encoding SDR family oxidoreductase, which produces MATGQRLALVTGAAGDIGMAIARRLGTDGRRLVLCDLDSERIRSRVAEAGFARDPLSFALDLRDPGAVDAFARDVAAHGTVDILVNNAAFQHDGDVIRASLEDFDDSYAVNLRAPFLLSKAFAPGMRNAGGGAIVNIASVHALAAGPGRAAYATMKAGLLGLTRSMAADLGRHNIRVNAIIPTATRTSALERSWSQERGMSAGVRTSYFDWASGQHPMGRIAEAEDIAEAVKMLAVTSFISGESIRVDGGLLSSLRLLPPQGN; this is translated from the coding sequence ATGGCAACTGGACAGCGCTTGGCCCTCGTCACGGGGGCGGCGGGTGATATCGGCATGGCGATAGCCCGGCGCCTGGGTACGGACGGCAGGCGGCTGGTCCTGTGCGACCTCGACAGCGAACGCATCCGCAGCCGGGTCGCTGAGGCCGGGTTCGCGCGGGACCCGCTTTCCTTCGCGCTCGACCTGCGCGATCCGGGTGCCGTCGATGCGTTCGCGCGCGACGTGGCCGCCCACGGAACCGTCGACATCCTCGTCAACAATGCGGCGTTCCAGCACGACGGCGACGTGATCCGGGCGTCGCTGGAGGATTTCGACGATTCCTATGCGGTCAATCTGCGCGCGCCGTTCCTGCTTTCCAAGGCTTTCGCACCGGGCATGCGGAATGCGGGCGGGGGCGCGATCGTCAACATCGCGTCCGTACATGCGCTGGCGGCCGGTCCGGGCCGGGCGGCCTACGCCACGATGAAGGCGGGTCTCCTCGGCCTGACGCGGTCCATGGCCGCCGACCTCGGCCGTCACAACATCCGGGTCAACGCCATCATCCCGACCGCCACGCGCACCTCTGCGCTCGAACGCTCCTGGTCGCAGGAGCGCGGCATGAGCGCCGGCGTGCGCACCAGCTACTTCGACTGGGCCAGCGGCCAGCATCCGATGGGAAGGATCGCCGAGGCCGAGGACATCGCCGAGGCGGTTAAGATGCTTGCCGTGACGAGCTTCATATCCGGCGAGTCGATCCGGGTCGACGGCGGCCTCCTGTCCTCGCTCAGGCTGCTGCCGCCGCAAGGCAACTGA